Below is a window of Phyllopteryx taeniolatus isolate TA_2022b chromosome 16, UOR_Ptae_1.2, whole genome shotgun sequence DNA.
gaaagcattctgatacaaataagacatttcgcagtcatccatttttacaatgatgtactgtattagaAAAGAACATTTAGGCAGCGTTCCTGCACGCACCTCGCGTACGCCCGCAGCTGCCGCGTGCCTGCCTCCGGTCGTTTCATTTTGAAGAGCAAAGTAGGAACTGCAGCAGGTGTGGGTTGTGTCATTCGTCGTACAAGAAGATAAGTATACAACAATCTGGGCTGTGTCTTGTTCGAAGCGTTATCATTTACCGTAACATGGGTGCTCACCTTATTAGCGTGTCCCTCTGCTGGCcacttgtaatattacagttgagTCACAGTATATTGCAGCaaaccctgcgatgtgactattgcgcacactTGCGTCGCGATGACGAAGCCCTGAAACAATCGCATCATTCATTTTGGCCTTCtaccttatattgctgtcaaatgctgTGCCAATGTATTTGCAGGAGGAGTATCTGTCCCTGGTGGCCCGGCTGATCATCCACTACCGCGACATCCGTGAGTGACCGACCGCTCGTTGGCCCGTCCCGTCGCCCCTGACGCTTGACCCCTGACCCCTGCCTTGTTTCTCTTTGACAGACAAGAAAACCCTGGGAGGTCCAGGTGAGTGCGCGCGCGTGTCGCCGCACGCGGGCGGCGCCTGTAACTGTGTGCGTTGTCTCCGCCAGATCCCATCAATGCCCTGACTAACCTGACGGGCGTCGGAGGGGGCCCGGGCCCCGTCGGCATGGGACCCCGCCCCGCCGGTGCCCCCATGGGGGCCATGGCGCAGATAGGCCAGCACGCCATGCCCGGGGTGTCTGGAAACCCGCAACCCTGTGAGTGTGTTTCCTCTCCTCGCCGCGTGTTCGCTCGGCCGGGGAGTCGCGTGACCTCGCGGGAAGTCGTTGGGTTAGGTTCGCTAACTTGGTTTGTACCCGAGGGTAGATTTGCTTGCTCACATATACGCGGATATTGTTTAAAGCACAGTGACAGCAGTGGCTAAAACCCAaaattgaaatcaaaatggcaaAAGATGTGGTACAGAATGAAAGCTAAATACATCGATAAAGAAAGCTGTATACAATTGCTCGTCGCTACATCACAGTTCGCGTACTGTGGGTTCAGTGCATCGcagattgttttattgtacagtGCATCGCAGTACACTACAGGACAGTTACGCAACTGCACGTCTAattagctaattgaatatagtCCACCACCGACCGCTAGTTAGAAGGAACTGTCATCCAAAATAGGTGGTTTGGATAGAGGGAGGGTGGAAACAGCTGCTGGTGCTCTTTAAATCGCTTCATGAAACAAACCCTAACTAAATAGAATAAACACAAGCACATTCTTAGCACACCTCCCGGTAGCGCCGATCGACGGCGTCAGTGAACACAGAGGGCCTCAAACTACAGGCAGGAAACAGTCTTCGGTCGACTTCTATCGTGGAGAATGTGAGGGTGGCAACCCCAAGTGGGCAAAAGGAATACTGCACCTCGCATGCCTATACCGCGCGTGTGGGTTAagcgcgagtataaaggcaaactgcgcgtgGGATAggcgcagtgacgtcagcgcgggtataaagaagccttaactgCGAGCACGCCGACACGCGCAACACTCCGCCCCTCATTCTCTACCTCCCTCGCCCCTCTTCCTGGTCCTCAGTGGGGGGTTCCGCCCAGTTGTccatgcagcagcagcagcagaacttGCAGTTCCAACAGTTCCAGGCTCAGCAGCAGCAGTTCCAGGTTCAGCAGCAGTTGAGagcccagcagcagcagaaccagcagcagcagaaccAGGTAGCACCACCACCACAGCCAGGTACCGCTCCCTCGCCACCTTTCAGCCGCTCCCGCTTCCTGTGCGCGCAGATGCATCAGTCCAggatgcagcagcagcagcagcagcagatggTGCAGTtgcagctgcagcagcagcagcagcagcacgcgCAGGCGCAGGCGCAGGCGCAGGCGCAGTCCATCCAGCACATGGTCCAGCAGCAGCAGGCGCAGCCGGGCCCCATGCAGCCGCtcctgcagcagcagcaacaggcCGCCATGGTGCCGCAGTCTCTGGCCGCGCAGATGGCGCCCGCTCCCCAGCACGTCCCCATCAACTCGCTGAGTCAGCAGCAGCACCAGCTCAAGATGCAGCAGGCCTTCCAGGTCAGAACCCCCATACGCATACCCGTGCCCCGGTCCCAAGTACAGCCCCCTAACTGAGCCACATCACCACACCGTGTGCCAAAGCGTTGCCTCCGTCCTCGAGCCCCGTAACGGACCCCCGTCCCTAAGCGTCGCCCCTGTGCTGTCCCTGAGTCGCCCACCTGAGCCCCATCGCCACGCTGTGTCCTAAAGCCCCGTCTCCGAGCCCCTTACCCGAGTACGGTCCTAAGCTCCCCAAACCTTGTACCCTCCCGACCTGAGCACAATCCCCAACATCCCCCCCCATGcccatgtgcgtgcgtgcgtatgtgtgtgtgtgtgcgtcaggTCCGGGCGGCgttgcagcaacaacaacagcagcaggcGGCGGCCGTGCAGGCGCAGATGGCCGCCGCGTCAGGACAGGTGAGTCGCAGCCCTCACGATGGACTCAAACAAGGAACCGCTGCCGTCAATCACGGGTCCCCTTCCGTCCAGCTGGTGCGACCCAACATGCAGATGCCGGCCCGGCTGGCCCGCCCCCCCCCCGGCCCCGTCCATCCCACCCCCCAACGCCGCCGTAACTCAACAGGTATGACCTCTAACCCGTGAACTTTCAGGGCCCGTCGGTCATCCGGTCGGTTCGTCCCGGCAGGCGCAGCAGCACGCGATGATGTCGTCGCCGTCGCCCGTGCAGGTCCAGACCCCCCAGTCCATGCCTCCGCCCCCTCAGCCCTCTCCTCAGCCTCCCGCTTCGCAGCCCAACTCGGCCAGGTAGGAGCGCGCGTCCTCGCCTTCCTGACTTCCTGTCTGCGGCTTAACCCTTGGCCGCTTCCTGTCCCCAGCTCTGGTCCCACGCCGTCTCCGGGCGGGTTCCAGCCCAGCCCGTCCCCCCAGCCCTCACAAAGTCCCTCAACCGCCAGGACGCCCCAGAACTATGGAGTCCCCTCCCCTGGCCCGCTCAGCACTCCAGGTACACACGCGCACCCACCCCCCGTTTGAGCACATCACGTGAACGTGTGCCCCCCAACAGGAAACCCGAGCTCTGTGATGAGTCCGGCAGGAGCGGCGTCCCAGGAGGACCAGCAGTACATGGAGAAACTCAAA
It encodes the following:
- the med15 gene encoding mediator of RNA polymerase II transcription subunit 15, which codes for MEVPGPDSDWRSPQFRQKVVAQIEEAMRKAGSGHNKSSTDMENHVYVKAKSREEYLSLVARLIIHYRDIHKKTLGGPDPINALTNLTGVGGGPGPVGMGPRPAGAPMGAMAQIGQHAMPGVSGNPQPLGGSAQLSMQQQQQNLQFQQFQAQQQQFQVQQQLRAQQQQNQQQQNQMHQSRMQQQQQQQMVQLQLQQQQQQHAQAQAQAQAQSIQHMVQQQQAQPGPMQPLLQQQQQAAMVPQSLAAQMAPAPQHVPINSLSQQQHQLKMQQAFQVRAALQQQQQQQAAAVQAQMAAASGQLVRPNMQMPARLARPPPGPVHPTPQRRRNWPVGHPVGSSRQAQQHAMMSSPSPVQVQTPQSMPPPPQPSPQPPASQPNSASSGPTPSPGGFQPSPSPQPSQSPSTARTPQNYGVPSPGPLSTPGNPSSVMSPAGAASQEDQQYMEKLKQLSKYIEPLRRMINKIDKNEERKKDLSKMKSLLNILTDPNTRCPLKTLQKCEIALEKLKNDMAVPTPPPPPLATKQQYLCQPLLDAVMANLRSPVFNHSLHRTFAPAMAAIHGPPITGPPVSSRKRKSDEDERQTVPDILQGEVARLDVKFLVHLDPAHCSNNGAVHLVCKLEDKNLPSVPPLQLSVPADYPDQSPYWADHADQYGANHFLQAVHRTLASKLLQLPDKHSLTEVLHTWAQSVRQACLSAA